The DNA segment AACAGCTGCtaatattaaaatgatgaatgaagaagttaaaaatgtatttagccCCGCAGCTAAAGACGGACGGAGCTAACATTAGTGTCTGAACTGCTCATCGCGTTTATTTCTCAACTTTCTAAAACCAAGACTAGTTTAATAGACCTTTAGGTTTTTGTCAAGTGCTATTTATAATtggtaatttattatttttatttgtttaaaagagTGTTAGAGTAAACCATATTCAGTCGGCGCTTGACATGTTGTTAGCAAGACCGTTACTTTAGCTCCAAAGCTAGTCCATATTATGTCGTAAAATTATCTGCTAGTTTAATCTGTGACACCATTCGATTGTGTATGATTGTGTACTGCCTTTTGCAACTGTATTTTTGTCGGCAATGGATAATTTAAATAGTTAGAATGAAAATAATGGGTTGTTTTAATAACGGGAGCTCATCTTTGCGCCTTTTGCCGCAGCCGTACATTCGGTGCGCCTTTAATGCATTATGAGTTTGTTCGGAACGGCTTCCAGCTTTGGAACAGGAGGGACTGGTGTTTTTGGAAGCACGACAACCGACAGCCATAATCCCATGAAGGTAAACTGAAAGAACTCGTTGAACGCAGTGCAGTGATGGTGACTCCTGTGCATCCCTCTCTCACCTGTTCGCCTGATATTCTCTTACAGGATGTCGAAGTGACCTCGCCTCCAGATGACAGCATCAGCTGCATGGCGTTCAGTCCCCCAACCATGCCAGGAAACTTCCTTATTGCGGGATCCTGGGCGAATGATGTGAGTTAGTTGTTGAGTCAATCAGTAGAAATCTATGCAGACAGAAACCAAGGATGGATTTTGTGACCCAGTGTGCTTGCTAGAGAGCAGCTGCTGTAAAATGTTGCTATAGTAGCGCTCTAAAGGTATCTTCCATGGAGAATGTAGGTCCTTACTTTAACTGGGACAAGCTGTCAAAATCATTATTATGGTAGTGTCATTGGATGCAGTATTTGTTTTGTGATAAATTATTTAAGTAGTATTCATATTTTCAATATCTTTCAAAACCTCTGGcattagtcacattttaaaaagatggaGAAAGGGAGTtccatgttaaaaatgtaaaaataacatttttgttggaTGATGGAAAACATCCTTTTTAAACATGCTAGTAATGAAATTGTGCCAAGTGTGACTAAATATAGGTTGAttagacaaaacattttgtgtactagttaaaatgtttgtgacCAACCTAGAGGAATGCTTCGGGTCACTATCTTGCGTAAAGCcagatttcctttattttttcgAACAATTTCTGGGGTTAGAGGTTTTGCTTCAGgacttgaaaatgtttctctaaAATCCATCCTGTTACATGACAATCAGAATGCAGCTTCGTTTCCACAAACCGGACCAAAGTCACACATTTGCAGTCGTATTTTGTTGTTCCTGTGTGATTTCAGGTGAGATGTTGGGAGGTGCAGGACAACGGACAGACCGTCCCCAAAGCCCAACAGATGCACACGGGTCCGGTGCTGGGTGTCTGCTGGAGCGACGTAGGTGTCatcttacaaaaacaaaacgaccCACACGGCTCATAAGGGTGCTTGAAAACCCTTGAATATCAAttaggtgttttcaaggtttggaaagtgcttggtTTATGGATAAAGCCATTGAAAGTGTACAgggttttgtaataaaatgaaatctaaatCCTAAACTTTGACATTACCTACAgttgaaatgtgatttttttattttattaaattttttttagtacaGCTAACAAAAAGACGGAcactttttctcactgtctgaaattaaatcagactaaactctTCATGTTTTGGCCCAGTtagaattaacaaaattatttctatttgctaaatgcctgAAAACTTggcaagaatttttttttgagattttttgtaactttctttgttgattttgtttaaatatttaattggatCAGCAATGTTCTTTACCATACCTCATATTGTATCCGTGTGATGAACATTTATTATCACAAGATGTTAACAGTAATAAATGACGTAACAGTAAATtgaaactttcaaaaaaaaaaataaaaaaatttttttagttcatttgtgtcgttttccccccccccaaagtttgatgctggaaaagtttgaaaacattccTCGCAAATGTTTGTAAAGTACTTGAATTTTAATGTGGGAAAAGTGTATGAATCCTGAATCCATGTGTTGGATATTTGCTGCTGGACTGCAATAAAagcttatgtttgttttttattctgcagGATGGCAGTAAGGTGTTCACCGCGTCATGCGACAAGACGGCCAAGATGTGGGATCTTAGCAGCAACCAAGCGATGCAGATTGCACAGGTTGGCCGAGATCCCGCCGGGTCCGCCGTGCGATCAGCTTGATTTCATCTCACACGTCTCCTGCTTTCTCTCCACAGCATGACGGTCCAATCAAATCAATCCACTGGATAAAAGCCCCAAACTACAGCTGTGTCATGACCGGCAGCTGGGATAAAACACTGAAGGTACGACAGCCTTCTTCTGGGTTTCCCACAGAAAACCTGTTAACCCCGGCGGTAGGAGCGCTACGGCAGTCATCCTGCGGTTCtccgtgtttttgagttaaaaatgttctaaagttgacaggaaatgtgaaaatatgactaggtagttatgtgttattggaagatatTATTTACGTAACCTAAACACCAACtgtaaagtctttaaaaaagcaaacaaaaaagcagtTGTTTCAGACACTAATTGAAGTGTCCAAAATTTTTTGATCCGTTTTCTGtgacttgtcattttatttgcttgttcTTGGCATGTAGACCAGTAAACGTCAGCAGTGGTTGCAGAAACTGGtgtatcaaaaaaaaaactataacaaataaacaaacaattctTAGCCTGGTGGGGTCACAAGTCaggcctggtggcccaccaggcttacaAAGCTGTGTGGGAAAGCCTGATTCTTTTAGCACTTTGAACACATTCGTTTGTTGGGTTTATAGAGAAAGTGATTCCAGTCTGAGACACATCTATCTATCCGTCTGACGTTTTGTCGCATTTAGAAACCTTGCCGTTTTTCTCTTCAAAGTTTTGGGACACCCGCTCCCCCAACCCCATGATGTCCCTGCAGATGCCCGAGAGATGCTACTGTGCCGACGTTGTAAGTCCGTTATAAACAGCGTGAGGTCATTTCTAAAAGCTTCCCGGTGAGAGAACTGACTCAGACTGTTGGACGTAGGTGTATCCCATGGCAGTGGTAGCCACAGCTGAAAGAGGCCTTATAGTGTACCAGTTGGAGAACCAGCCTTCTGAGTTTCGCAGAATAGACTCCCCTCTCAAACACCAGGTGAGCTGTTCTTTAACtctttgaggttttaaaaacgttgcaatgttttattgtcatgcAAATTCAGAAttgtctggtttttttttttttcttcttttcagcaCCGCTGTGTTGCCATATTTAAGGACAAGCAGAACAAGCCAACAGGCTTTGCACTGGGAAGCATTGAGGGCAGAGTGGCGATCCATTACATCAATCCGCCAAACCCGTGAGTTTTTGTAGAACACACAACCCGTATGCAAGCTTCCTGCTCCACACctaaaaacgtaaaaaaaaaaaaataaataaaaaaaacccaccaactTTACCGTATCTTCTAATCTTCTTTAGAGCCAAAGATAACTTCACCTTCAAGTGCCACAGGTCCAATGGAACCAACACAACCACTCCACAGGACATCTATGCTGTAAGTTGGTCTTCTTGTATCAACACCATTAACAGTTAGGGATGGAATGCAGATTTTCTCCACTTTTAGATCCAAGTTTGGCAAAAGCAACACACCACCAGGAACACATCCCAACTATGGTGAAatacggtggtggcagcatcatgccgtAGCTTGTATTCAACAGAGACAGTGAAGACAGATGGAAATCAGAGGAGTTTCCTGAAACATGTTAAACTTCAAAGACacttgggcgtgctgtggtggcgtaggggatagcctgacccacatttggaggccttgagtcctcgacgcgggttcgattcccggacccggccgacatttgccgcatgtcttccccccttcctgtcagcctactgtcatataagggacactagagcccacaaaaaaaacaaacttcaaagaCACTTGAGCATTAGGTTGAGGGTTCAAGTCCCCACAGAGCATCAACCTTACACACCCAGACAAAATGGTTTTAGACTaacatgtatttttgtgttataGTGTCCcggtcaaagtccagacctaaatccaattgttAATTTGAGAAACTGAAATTCCAATCTGACACCACAAACCTGTCATGAGAGACGCAGCTGTATCGACAAGACAAGGGGCTAAAtagaaatgcatgccacacttttcagatttgtatgcggaaaccattttaaaaagtgatgcGTCATTTTCCTTATGGAACCTGctctgttggtctgtcacattaaatcttAATGGGAGACTGTGCTGTTATCAACTAGCTagattaacaaaacaaataactggATTCATCTTGAATCAATTATTCAATTAATTGTCAATTAATTTGGTAATCAACATTAGTCTCctgaaaaaaaagcatgttctGAGCAGgtaattaatccaaaactgtatgtaatatttgtatatatttcacatttaacataaagaaaacctgttgTCTGTAGACACGTTTTCCCCAAACTCCTCAAATGGcccagttttagcttcacccagttcaaattcactaaaagAATGCTTTCATTGTACTTTtcttaattacaaataaaacaattaaattcttttttttttttatctttcaataTATTTCCAATATTGTATACAAGAGGCTTGAGTGGTTAAATGAGAAAGCTGTATAAAGTGCCAAAAAAATGTTCTACGGTTAATTGTCAGAACAATCGATTATTCTAATCGATCACCGAAATAATCGTTAGTCGTCAGCCTTACTGCACTTCCGTTTCTCCTGACCAGGTTAACGCCATCTCCTTCCATCCCGTCCACGGCACACTGGCCACCGTGGGCTCCGACGGACGCTTCAGCTTCTGGGACAAAGACGCGCGCACCAAGCTGAAGACCTCCGAGCAGCTCgaccagccaatcacagcttGCTGCTTCAACAACAACGGCAACATCTTCGCGTACGCCTCGAGTTACGACTGGTCAAAGGTACGAGGCGCTTCTTCACCTCTCTTTAtcgttttactttaaaaaaaagaaaaaaagaaacgagTCCTGATCTTCTAGGGCCACGAGTACTACAACCCCCAGAAAAAGAACTACATCTTTCTGAGGAACGCCGCTGAGGAGCTGAAGCCTCGGAACAAGAAATGGTGAGAGAAGGGCAGCCGCCGTCTGTTACCGTGGAGACCGTGGTCAATGAATGGGGCTGCCCCGTTTCCTGATTGCTCCTGTGGCTCTGACTGTGGGCTCTCAAGGGCATGCATGAATGTGGGCAGTAGGGATACCGAcatggtttattttcttttttattcagcCTCGCTCTGTAGCCACCCGGTTTGGTAAAAGCACTCTgcactttaaaatatgtaatgtcgTTTGCTCCAAATGTGTGTGTGCCCAAGCTACTCTTGTACTCAAGCAGGGTTGTATGTAAAGGATGGAACCTTCTGTCTTAGCTGAAGAGTCTAGCCTGTAAACATGAAGTATTTAATGTTAAGTAGAGGTACTTAAAGATGTTATTTATTGGAATATTgaagcttaaaaatgaaaaatatcctAAATACAGAAACCAAGCATATTTTG comes from the Gambusia affinis linkage group LG07, SWU_Gaff_1.0, whole genome shotgun sequence genome and includes:
- the rae1 gene encoding mRNA export factor isoform X1, translated to MSLFGTASSFGTGGTGVFGSTTTDSHNPMKDVEVTSPPDDSISCMAFSPPTMPGNFLIAGSWANDVRCWEVQDNGQTVPKAQQMHTGPVLGVCWSDDGSKVFTASCDKTAKMWDLSSNQAMQIAQHDGPIKSIHWIKAPNYSCVMTGSWDKTLKFWDTRSPNPMMSLQMPERCYCADVVYPMAVVATAERGLIVYQLENQPSEFRRIDSPLKHQHRCVAIFKDKQNKPTGFALGSIEGRVAIHYINPPNPAKDNFTFKCHRSNGTNTTTPQDIYAVNAISFHPVHGTLATVGSDGRFSFWDKDARTKLKTSEQLDQPITACCFNNNGNIFAYASSYDWSKGHEYYNPQKKNYIFLRNAAEELKPRNKKW
- the rae1 gene encoding mRNA export factor isoform X2, whose product is MSLFGTASSFGTGGTGVFGSTTTDSHNPMKDVEVTSPPDDSISCMAFSPPTMPGNFLIAGSWANDVRCWEVQDNGQTVPKAQQMHTGPVLGVCWSDDGSKVFTASCDKTAKMWDLSSNQAMQIAQHDGPIKSIHWIKAPNYSCVMTGSWDKTLKFWDTRSPNPMMSLQMPERCYCADVVYPMAVVATAERGLIVYQLENQPSEFRRIDSPLKHQHRCVAIFKDKQNKPTGFALGSIEGRVAIHYINPPNPAKDNFTFKCHRSNGTNTTTPQDIYAVNAISFHPVHGTLATVGSDGRFSFWDKDARTKLKTSEQLDQPITACCFNNNGNIFAYASSYDWSKGHEYYNPQKKNYIFLRNAAEELKPRNKK